TTAACGGGCAAAAGGAACTTCGCCCGATAACGCAGTACGCCAGGAAGGCTTTCTGGCACCCGGTTAACGAATTGCCGAAACTGGCGTTCGACCACAGCGAGATATTCAAAACAGGTTTTAATAAATTACGCCGCAGGCTTAACTACCAGCCCATTGCATTTGAGCTGCTTCCCGAGAAATTTACGCTTACGCAATTACAGTCGCTTTACGAGGCTGTATTGAACAAGAAGCTTGATAAGCGTAATTTCAGAAAAAAGATGCTCAGTTACGGGTTTTTGAAGGAACTTGATGAGAAGCAAAAGGGGGTATCATACCGTGCGGCTAAGCTTTATAAATTCGACCGCCGTAAATATTCCAAAATATTTCAGAACGAATTGAACCTGGAGAATAAGGGGAAGGTGATATAGATGTTAATCTTGAATAATAGTCTTAAGTCAGCATAAAACAAAAGCGCCGCGGATTTCGCGGCGCTTTTGATTATAAAAATCCTCGGTCTTAAAGCTGACTTGGAGCCAGTTCTAAGTGATATTTTACAAGGTTGTCTATAGGCGAGCGGATAATGTTGCCTATCACCATGCCGTTTTCAGTAACTACCTCCTCCAAT
Above is a window of Mucilaginibacter ginsenosidivorans DNA encoding:
- a CDS encoding NUDIX hydrolase, whose translation is MEVKLPTFNSVFSIDCVIFGFEAGELKILLIERNEEPYKDWLALPGYIVEQDESIDDAAERILYELTGLRDLHMQQFHTFGEVNRHPQGRVITVAYYALIRINGQKELRPITQYARKAFWHPVNELPKLAFDHSEIFKTGFNKLRRRLNYQPIAFELLPEKFTLTQLQSLYEAVLNKKLDKRNFRKKMLSYGFLKELDEKQKGVSYRAAKLYKFDRRKYSKIFQNELNLENKGKVI